The proteins below are encoded in one region of Gopherus flavomarginatus isolate rGopFla2 chromosome 12, rGopFla2.mat.asm, whole genome shotgun sequence:
- the LOC127032985 gene encoding uncharacterized protein LOC127032985 isoform X2: MFKKSDKSINQGVQRFFQTIWHTSIILNDLKKGFILPFIKKGSKAEGSNYRDMLITKKGMLLHCRQSHCHQKLQWCSKTAIDGNRLDIQLNCLKNQARDLSRGYSMCKEAMSLPNLP, translated from the exons ATGTTCAAGAAGAGTGACAAATCCATAAACCAGGGAGTTCAAAG GTTCTTCCAGACCATCTGGCACACTAGCATCATCCTCAATGACTTGAAGAAGGGTTTTATTTTGCCTTTCATCAAAAAGGGCAGCAAGGCTGAAGGGAGTAACTACCGAG ATATGTTAATCACCAAAAAAGGAATGCTGCTACACTGTCGGCAATCTCATTGTCACCAAAAGCTTCAGTGGTGCAGTAAGACTGCCATTGATGGAAACAGACTGGACATCCAACTAAATTGTCTGAAGAATCAAGCCAGAGATCTATCCAGGGGGTATTCGATGTGCAAGGAAGCTATGTCCCTTCCAAATTTgccttga